TGGATAGAGACAGCCAACAAAAGCAGTAAGCATACCGCCGCAATACTGACCACAGGTTGATAGGTAGCTGCAATTCCTACAGCAAGAGCGCCTAGTAGAAAAATAAAAACATGCTGTATCGTGTTTATTCTGGAAGTCCAAGGATAGTTACTCATGTTCAATCTTTCACCCCGCAGCTGACTCGCTTTTCCGGTTGCGCAGTGTATCCAGCGTTCCGCGGATATTTTCAAGCCTGCACCGGTTCAACAGCTTCCTGCCCTCAGTACGTGCCAGCAGGGAATCCACCGTGATGTATAACACTTTGGCTGCCACTTTTGCCATCAGCACCGCGTTGCCGCGCAGACCTGTAGCTTGAGCAGCATTAGACATGCCCTGACAATAGTAGCGATTCAAAATCCATTCTCTCGTTAAGCGTGAAGCCGGAACAAAATGTTCTACAGCCATGTGCGGATGATACATAATCGTTCCACCATTTTTACGGATTTGCTCGAATACCCACGATTCTTCACCAGATAGTAGGATATCTCCCTTTCTGCCCAAGTGAAGCGGGAACATGACGGCGGCGAAAGCCGTTTTGCGCATAGCCATATTCGCTCCAAATGGATTCAGGCCCGCTGGATATTCCCGAACGGATTTCCCCAGATCAATAATCGTGTAAGGCAGTTCAAGCGGCCCTGTCAACCAGTTCGGCCGTTCCGTCTCAAACTTAGGATCAATCTTCCCACCCATAGCCGTCAGCTCGGGATTGTTCCCAAAGGCCGACATAATCGTTTGCAGCCATGTAACACACGGAATTGCATCATCATCCAGAAAAGCAATGACGTCTGCTTTTGATAACGTAATGCCGGCATTACGAGCGGCAGACAGTCCTTGTTCGCGCTCATAATGATACCGAAGATGAATATGCTGACCATGCGCAACGGTGAATCTTTTGATCGTCGCTGCTGTATGATCGGTGGATCGGTTATCGACCACAATGATCTCAGCCAGTGCAAGGTCTTCCAGCTTCAGTAGAGACATTAACGTTTTCTCCAGCAGGTCCGCCCGGTTATAGGTGCAAATAACGACGGACACTGCGGGACATCGCTTAAATGCATCCATCAGTAAGCATCCTTGGAGAACAGCATTTTAACGCCTGTTTTCATGATGATTTTCAGATCGAGCCACGTATTGCGAACATGAATATACTTCAAATCCATTTGCACCATTTCTTCGAAGCCTACACTGTTACGTGCGCTCACCTGCCAGTAACCCGTACATCCCGGTGTTACAATCAGGCGCTGCTTGTCATAATCGGAGTATTGCTCAACCTCGCTGGGCAACGGCGGACGCGGACCGACTAAAGTCATGTCTCCAACCAACACATTCCACAGCTGCGGAATCTCATCAATACTCGTCTTGCGCAGAAAACTGCCAATTTTCGTGATCCGAGGATCGTTTTTAATTTTGAACATGGCGCCGCTCACTTCATTCAGCTCCATCAGGTCCTTTTTCAGTTCCTCGGCATTGGACACCATTGAACGGAATTTATACATATCGAATAACTTCTCATTCTTGCCCACCCGAGTTTGCTTGAAAAACACACTTCCCTTTGGGTCTTCGAGCTTAATCAGAATGGCCACCACTGCAAACAATGGAAGCAATACGATTAAGCCCACGAAAGACAGCAGCATATCAAGGAGGCGTTTTGTGACCAGGTAGGACGTTTTATCCTGAATTTGTGTATTTCCGTATGGCATGTAAAACGCTTTACCTGACATGACAGCCTCGCCATCCTCCGGTAAATTTTCCATGCTCATGCTGACGTACCTCCTCTCAACCCGCTGTGGTTGCTTTCTCGGTTTTTTTCAGCCATTCATTCATGGCCTCCATAACCGGATACTTCAAATCATCGCTGGCAAGTGCAAATTCAAGAGTGGTTAAAATATATCCAAGACGTTCACCTACGTCATAACGCGTGCCTTCAAAGTCGTAGGCGTACACACGTTCACTCTGATTCAGCTTTTGGATCGCATCCGTCAACTGAATTTCGCCGCCAGCTCCTTTTTCCTGAAGATCAAGATATTTGAAAATTTTCGGCGAGAACACATAGCGACCCATAATAGCCAAATCGGATGGGGCTGTGCCTGGAGCCGGTTTTTCAATAAAATTATTCACTCGGTACAATCGTCCGTCCTGTTGGTCCGGTTCAATGATGCCATACCGGTTCGTGAATTCCTGTGGTACCCGCTGCACACCGATCACAGAGTTTTGTGTTTCCTCATATTGATCCATCAGCTGGCGCAGGCAAGGTTTTTGACCTGTTACGATATCGTCGCCCAGCAGCACACCAAATGGCTCGTCCCCGATAAAGCGTCTTGCGCACCATACCGCATGTCCAAGACCTTTGGGTTCTTTCTGGCGAATGTAATGAATTTCCACGCCTGAAGAACGCTGTACTTCCTCCAGAAGCTTCAGCTTACCGTCCTCGAGCAGTTTGGATTCCAGCTCAAATGCGTTGTCAAAGTGGTCCTCAATGGCACGTTTACCTTTACCCGTAACGATAATGATGTCCTCGATACCAGAAGCAATCGCTTCTTCCACGATATATTGAATCGTAGGCTTATTGATAATCGGGAGCATTTCCTTAGGCATTGCTTTGGTGGCAGGGAGGAAGCGCGTTCCCAATCCTGCTGCTGGAATAATGGCCTTTTTCACTTTTTTCATCATCGCACTCATTCTCCTTGCTTCATCGAATTTTGGTGTTGCTTACTTCACCTGATTCATCACAATTCCAACCAGCGTCGCGCTAGCCTGCTCCATGAGTTGCTTCGTTTTGCGTAGATCTTCCCGTTTGGTCCGGCCATGTTTGGCAACGAGAATCACACCATCCGTCAAGCCTGCAATCAGGCGAGCATCCGTATAATTCAGCGCTGGCGCCGAATCGAGTAATATGATGTCATATTCACGTTTGAGTTCTTCCAACAGCTCTGCCATACGTTCGCTACCGAGCAGATCTGCTGCGTTATACAGACTGTCCCCACCAGGAACAACCGATAGTTCCAGCCCACCATGCCTAACGATAGATTTGGAAGAAGCCCCACCGCGCAAATAAGCCGATAGACCTCCGGTATTCTCCATTCCGAATATCTCGTGCAGCGCTGGTTTATGCAGATTGCAATCCACCAGAGCCACCTTCTTGCCTTCTTGAGCAAAGGAAACTCCGATGTTGGCGATCATTGTTGTTTTCCCCGCTCCGCTTTCCGGCGAGGTTAACAAAAGAACCGTCCCACGGTCCTTTTGCCCGACCACCTGCTGCCGGATGTATGTACGGAGGGATCGAAATGATTCCGAGATATACGATGATGGATTACTTTCTGTAATCAACATGTCATTCAATCGCAGCATATTTACGCTCCCCTACCCGTTCTTTGGAATTTCCGGCCACTCCATCGATGTCCTTCTTGCGAATGACGGGAATCGATGCAATTACCGGAATGCCGATGTCTGCATCCGCTTCTTTTTCCGTGCGCAGCGTGCCGTTAATGCTTTCCAGGAACACAATCGTGCCCAGCGCAATCATCAGCGATACGAGAAAACTAATCGCAATATTCATGAGCGGATTCCCATTAATCGGATCAGGATTGGCTTGCGGATCCGCTTCATTTAAAATTTTCACATTATTTAATTCCATCAATCCCGGAACCGTCTGCACGAATTTCTGGGTTACTGCGTTTACAACCGCTGCGGCCTGGGGATAATTCCCTGCCTCAAACGTCAAGCCGATTACCTGACTTTTATCCGAGGATTTAATTTGCAGCTTCTCTGCCAACTTTTGCGACGTCAAATTGAACTCAGGATGAGTCGCT
This window of the Paenibacillus polymyxa genome carries:
- a CDS encoding glycosyltransferase, producing MDAFKRCPAVSVVICTYNRADLLEKTLMSLLKLEDLALAEIIVVDNRSTDHTAATIKRFTVAHGQHIHLRYHYEREQGLSAARNAGITLSKADVIAFLDDDAIPCVTWLQTIMSAFGNNPELTAMGGKIDPKFETERPNWLTGPLELPYTIIDLGKSVREYPAGLNPFGANMAMRKTAFAAVMFPLHLGRKGDILLSGEESWVFEQIRKNGGTIMYHPHMAVEHFVPASRLTREWILNRYYCQGMSNAAQATGLRGNAVLMAKVAAKVLYITVDSLLARTEGRKLLNRCRLENIRGTLDTLRNRKSESAAG
- a CDS encoding sugar transferase, which translates into the protein MSMENLPEDGEAVMSGKAFYMPYGNTQIQDKTSYLVTKRLLDMLLSFVGLIVLLPLFAVVAILIKLEDPKGSVFFKQTRVGKNEKLFDMYKFRSMVSNAEELKKDLMELNEVSGAMFKIKNDPRITKIGSFLRKTSIDEIPQLWNVLVGDMTLVGPRPPLPSEVEQYSDYDKQRLIVTPGCTGYWQVSARNSVGFEEMVQMDLKYIHVRNTWLDLKIIMKTGVKMLFSKDAY
- the galU gene encoding UTP--glucose-1-phosphate uridylyltransferase GalU, which translates into the protein MKKVKKAIIPAAGLGTRFLPATKAMPKEMLPIINKPTIQYIVEEAIASGIEDIIIVTGKGKRAIEDHFDNAFELESKLLEDGKLKLLEEVQRSSGVEIHYIRQKEPKGLGHAVWCARRFIGDEPFGVLLGDDIVTGQKPCLRQLMDQYEETQNSVIGVQRVPQEFTNRYGIIEPDQQDGRLYRVNNFIEKPAPGTAPSDLAIMGRYVFSPKIFKYLDLQEKGAGGEIQLTDAIQKLNQSERVYAYDFEGTRYDVGERLGYILTTLEFALASDDLKYPVMEAMNEWLKKTEKATTAG
- a CDS encoding CpsD/CapB family tyrosine-protein kinase, with protein sequence MLRLNDMLITESNPSSYISESFRSLRTYIRQQVVGQKDRGTVLLLTSPESGAGKTTMIANIGVSFAQEGKKVALVDCNLHKPALHEIFGMENTGGLSAYLRGGASSKSIVRHGGLELSVVPGGDSLYNAADLLGSERMAELLEELKREYDIILLDSAPALNYTDARLIAGLTDGVILVAKHGRTKREDLRKTKQLMEQASATLVGIVMNQVK
- a CDS encoding YveK family protein; the encoded protein is MEKTILDYLVLIKKRLWLIAIFVILSCVTTYIVSDNVVKPVYSASSQLLVNHISAKQGSNNLNDVNTSLNLVESYKQILTSPKIMDAVVATHPEFNLTSQKLAEKLQIKSSDKSQVIGLTFEAGNYPQAAAVVNAVTQKFVQTVPGLMELNNVKILNEADPQANPDPINGNPLMNIAISFLVSLMIALGTIVFLESINGTLRTEKEADADIGIPVIASIPVIRKKDIDGVAGNSKERVGERKYAAIE